Proteins encoded by one window of Arachis hypogaea cultivar Tifrunner chromosome 1, arahy.Tifrunner.gnm2.J5K5, whole genome shotgun sequence:
- the LOC112799764 gene encoding AUGMIN subunit 4 produces MVKGLHGQNLPADVTQVVDQLERHCLAPDGSLISKPLYNDLQLAREEMCRERLRYLEAMAIYSEAIAVVEEYQQAISMSSLGGLRDTGGLYPQLGLRNSPQVYETLEHQLVVAEAAQRLRLPLISKDGEVHTEDIEKLSVMSRSSLDSTNTSTTNNSSTTSINYATPNSSVTGINSSLAAMDSGEAAVGGVPNRFLGITPAYLRQTQHQQTTLSVDMTEYHMSLSREIEAHLKLKCDKLSNAFVLDDNDSSSSGIQSSSSRLPERVKLLIEEIEREEAALRDDLYSADRKFAEYYNVLEQILGVLIKLVKDLKLDHQHKHDELQKTWLCKRCETMSAKLRVLEHILLLETYTKDSIPALHKIRKYLVEATEEASIAYNKVVTRLREYQGVDPHFDNIARQYHDIVKKLENMQWTIHQVEMDLKHLPDNTTS; encoded by the exons GCCAGAGAGGAAATGTGTAGGGAAAGACTGCGTTACTTGGAAGCCATG GCAATATATTCTGAGGCCATTGCTGTGGTGGAAGAGTATCAGCAAGCCATTTCAATGTCTAGCCTTGGTGGACTTCGAGATACTGGCGGTCTTTATCCTCAGCTTGGGTTAAGGAACTCCCCTCAG GTTTATGAGACTTTGGAGCATCAATTGGTTGTGGCTGAAGCAGCCCAAAGGTTGAGACTACCTCTTATCTCCAAGGATGGAGAAGTCCATACTGAGGATATTGAAAAATTGAGTGTAATGTCTCGAAGCTCCCTTGACAGTACCAACACCAGCACCACGAACAACTCAAGCACAACTTCGATTAATTATGCTACTCCAAATAGTTCAGTTACTGGGATTAATTCTTCCCTTGCTGCTATGGATTCAGGGGAAGCTGCAGTTGGTGGTGTACCTAATCGTTTTCTTGGTATTACACCTGCTTATTTACGGCAAACTCAACATCAACAAACAACATTATCTGTG GATATGACAGAATATCACATGTCACTCTCACGTGAGATAGAGGCCCACTTGAAACTGAAATGTGATAAATTGTCCAATGCCTTTGTTTTGGATGACAATG ATTCTTCATCATCAGGAATTCAAAGTTCAAGTTCTCGGCTTCCAGAAAG GGTCAAACTGTTGATTGAGGAGATTGAAAGAGAAGAAGCTGCACTGCGAGATGATCTATATTCTGCAGATAGGAAATTTGCTGAATATTATAAT GTCTTAGAGCAGATACTTGGAGTGCTTATCAAACTTGTTAAGGATTTGAAGTTGGATCATCAGCATAAACAT GATGAGCTGCAGAAGACGTGGCTCTGTAAAAGATGTGAGACCATGAGTGCAAAATTGAG GGTTCTGGAACATATTCTCCTGCTTGAAACTTATACAAAGGACTCTATACCTGCGCTTCATAAGATAAG GAAATATCTTGTTGAGGCAACTGAAGAAGCGTCGATTGCGTATAATAAAGTA GTAACACGCTTGCGTGAATACCAAGGTGTTGATCCTCACTTTGACAACATTGCAAGGCAGTATCATGACATTGTAAAG AAATTGGAGAATATGCAATGGACAATCCACCAAGTTGAAATGGATCTGAAACATTTACCAGATAACACCACCAGTTAG